Proteins encoded within one genomic window of Ranitomeya variabilis isolate aRanVar5 chromosome 4, aRanVar5.hap1, whole genome shotgun sequence:
- the LOC143766712 gene encoding uncharacterized protein LOC143766712 — protein sequence MDPQSSHIQKHSGHLGSSADRFICDQEQQASTNVCIPECGRSSRSSRLAPVSMELRSSLRLPTNDANSFGDQENKRRKIKGDSDSSILAKEALVLLSSSDVSLRSVDSASDYRPTLSGSILPSTSKGPPPHGVELERQILTLRGFSQELINTLLLSRKKSTTLIYSRVWRKFLNFYTKPFSKVPIKPILEFLQKGREMGLSVNTLRVQVSALGALYSANIASNRWVTRFIRACERCTPVHVPRLPPWDLNLVLDSLSGPPFEPLYSIPLKNITYKVALLIALTSARRVGDIQALSIDPPFLITYQDRIVLKPDPSYLPKVATKYHRAQEIFLPSFYDNPANSEEEKLHMLDVKRAVLGYIDRTRSCRQSRALFVSFQGHRKGHGVTKATLSRWIREAIHLAYLSKGESPPEGVKAHSARAVSSSWAENKDIPIELICKAATWSSPSTFYRHYRLDLSSASDLAFGRAVLSTVIPPR from the coding sequence ATGGACCCTCAATCCTCGCATATTCAAAAACATAGTGGACATTTGGGGTCTTCCGCAGATAGATTTATTTGCGACCAGGAGCAACAGGCAAGTACCAATGTTTGCATCCCTGAATGTGGCAGATCGTCCAGATCTAGTAGACTCGCTCCAGTATCCATGGAATTACGATCTAGCCTACGCCTTCCCACCAATGATGCTAATTCCTTTGGTGATCAAGAAAATAAGAGAAGAAAGATCAAAGGTGATtctgatagctccattttggccaaagaggccTTGGTTCTCCTGTCTTCGAGCGATGTCAGTTTGCGATCCGTGGATTCTGCCAGTGACTACAGACCTACTCTTTCAGGGTCCATTCTACCATCCACAAGTAAAGGGCCTCCACctcacggcgtggaacttgagaggcagatactAACTTTAAGAGGGTTTTCTCAAGAACTAATCAATACATTACTGTTGAgcagaaaaaaatctacaactcTAATCTATAGCAGAGTATGGAGAAAATTCCTCAACTTCTATACAAAACCCTTCTCTAAGGTTCCTATTAAACCAATCcttgaatttttacagaaaggtcgTGAGATGGGGTTATCAGTTAATACTCTGAGAGTTCAAGTGTCTGCCCTGGGAGCCCTCTATAGTGCTAACATTGCTAGTAATAGATGGGTAACTAGATTTATTAGGGCATGCGAGAGGTGTACACCGGTTCATGTTCCACGCCTGCCACCCTGGGACCTGAATCTAGTCCTAGACTCCTTATCTGGTCCTCCCTTTGAACCTTTATATTCTATCCCTCTTAAAAACATCACATACAAGGTAGCTTTACTGATAGCCTTAACTTCTGCCAGAAGAGTGGGTGACATCCAGGCCCTCTCTATAGACCCTCCATTCCTAATAACATATCAGGATAGGATAGTTCTCAAACCTGATccttcatacctccctaaggtagctacaAAATACCATAGAGCCCAAGAGATTTTTCTACCTTCCTTTTATGATAATCCAGCAAattcagaggaggaaaaactacatATGCTTGATGTTAAAAGAGCAGTCCTGGGCTACATAGACAGAACCCGCTCTtgcagacagagtagggctctgtttgtgtctTTTCAGGGTCATCGAAAAGGCCATGGAGTCACGAAAGCTACCttgtcccggtggatcagagaggctatccaTCTTGCATACTTGTCAAAAGGCGAAAGTCCTCCAGAGGGAGTAAAGGCGCATTCAGCTCGAGCCGTATCATCCTCGTGGGCGGAGAATAAAGACATTCCCATcgagctcatatgtaaggccgcaacctggtcgtcgccTTCAACTTTCTATAGACACTATAGGCTTGATCTGTCTTCCGCTTCTGACTTGGCATTCGGGAGAGCCGTCCTTAGTACGGTAATCCCACCCAGGTGA